In Castor canadensis chromosome 6, mCasCan1.hap1v2, whole genome shotgun sequence, the genomic window TACTGCCAACTTACTCTGTTTAAAATAAAAGCCACAGCATCTGAAGCTCCATTTGATGACTTCTATTGTTATTGAACTGAATAGGACTGGGTTGATAGCCATTAAAAACTTAACAGATAACTCtgatttttcatataaaattaaaagtaacaaaTTATTAACTACTTCCATGCCATGCTACGGAATGCCTACAGTTTGCCTTTATATCTCCAAATATAAGCAAATCGACACACTGAATATCTTACAATgacttttcttctcatttcagGTAAGAgattatatatatgcacacatcaCTTATatcagaaattttatatttaaatttaagataTATCAGCATAGAAAAGAGCTTTTAATAAGCAGCATCGCTTAAAACAACTTTTATAATGACAATCAAGGCTGACTAACCAATAAAAATACcactttagaaagaaaaagaggaaatagcAGATAGTATATATGCATACTGCACATAGCAGAATATTTTAACAGTTCAAAAAGTctaggaaaaaagaaactaatatgaaaatgtaaagtTAATATAAAGTCAATAAAGACATGTATAAAGTGGAAGAAATTTTACAGCTTTGAAGACAAGGCCATTTCCATTAATTGGACTACGTGAGAACTAATACATTGGGGTAATTATGGGAAAAAGAAATTGTGCAGTTGGCATAAAATTGGATATTGATGATGAATCAAACAGAAAGTTAAATAGCACTCAATTATTGACAAATTGGACATAAACAATTTAGTAATTAACAAGACAATATTAAATAAACATCTTTATTAAGTAGGTTTCTATCAATAATTAATTCCCAAACTATTGCGGAAACTAGGAatttcctctatttctttccCAGGACACTGGGGTGACAGACTGGGGATAACTGGCttcaggaatttgaactcatttGTCCCAGTACCTCCCATCAGACACACCTCATACTGGTAGCTGTGGGACAGGGTCCCCGCACCGCTGACGTCCACCAGGTGGCCCGGAAAGTGGCCCTGGGGCACCGCACAGCCAGACAGAGAGGCCGGCCTGCTCCTCCTGCACAGCCGCACCGCCACgaacaccagcacacacaagagGAAGAGCGACGACACCGACGCCAAGGCCACCACCAGGTGCAAGGTGAGCGCGTCGCCCCGCCCCTGCTCGGCCGCCGCTTCCGGCAGCGGCAGGTAGGGCTGGGAGAAGCCATCCACCAGCAGCACGTGCAGCGTGACGCTGGCAGACAGCGGCGGCTCGCCATTGTCCCTGACCAGCACCAGCAGCCTGTGCTTGGGCGCGTCGCGCTCGCTCAGCAGCCTGGCGGTGCGCACCTCGCCATTGTGCGGCCACACGCTGAAGAGCCCGGGCTCCGTGGCCTTGAGCAGCTGGTAGGACAGCCATGCGTTCTGGCCCGAGTCGCCGTCCACCGCCACCACCTTGGTGAGCAGGTACCCCGGCTCGGCCGCCCTGGGCAGCAGCTCGGTGCAGGGCGCAGAGGCGTTCTGCATCGGGTACAGCACGAAGGGCGAGTTGTCATTGGCGTCCAGCACCAGCAGGCGCACGAGCGCCTGGCTGCTGAGCGCGGGCGAGCCGCGGTCGGCGGCGCCCACGCGGAACTCCAAGGCCTGCAGGGCCTCGTAGTCCAGCGGCCTCAGGGCGAACAGCTGCCCGCTGTCCGCGTCGATGGCCACGAGCGAGGCGAGGGCCAGGTGCGGCTCTGGGGGCGGCAGCAGCGAGTAGGTGAGCTGGGCGTTGGTGCCCGCGTCCCTGTCTGTGGCGCTCACGCTGCCTATGTGCAGGCCGGGGCTGTTGTTCTCGCGCACCCGCAGGGTGTAGGAGGTGTGCGTGAAGGCCGGGGCGTTGTCGTTCACGTCGGACACCTGCACGCTTATGCTGTGCTCCGTTTGCAGCCTGGGAGTCCCCATGTCTGAAACTGTGATGGTGATGTTGTactctgctttttcttctctgtctagTGCTCTCTCTGTTACCAAGGTGTAAAAGTTCTTGCCTGAAGGTTTTAGAAGAAAGGGAAGGTCTTCCTTGATGGAGGCAGTAGTCTTTCCATTGTTCCCTGAGTCATGATCTGCAACACTGAAAACAGCAACTACTATGTCTGTGGAGTTTTCTGGAATGGGGCTGGTGAGGGCAGACATTGTCACTTCTGGGGGATTATCATTCACGTCCACCACCTGCAGGAGAAGAGTGCATTTTCCAGAAAGACCTCCTCCATCAGTGGCCTTAATGTCCACTTCATAAGACAGGACCATTTCAAAATCTACTTGTTTTCTCAGTCGAATTTCTCCTGTCATAGGATTTACCTCTAAAGTTTTGCTAATATCTTCCGTAGGCTGAAAGAGTGTGTACAATATTTTTCCGTTGACTCCGCTATCTAAATCTCTGGCAGAGACAGTGACTACCAGGGAGCCCACGGGGCTGTTCTCGAGAATTTGCACCTTGTAGATTGGCTGCTGAAACTCAGGTGCATTGTCGTTGGTGTCTACAACTTCAATTCGGACCTGTGTGGTTCCAGATCGGGGAGGAGAGCCGCCATCCAAAGCTGTCAGTCTGAATCTTAGCTCAGGCTCCTCCTCCCGATCCAGCTCTTTTTCCAGTACCAGCTCAGGGTACTTCCTGCCATCGCTGCGGCTCCGGGTTAGAACGTGGAAATGGGAGTTCGGGCTGATTTTATAGTTCTGAACATTATTGCTTCCTACATCCAAATCCAGAGCATTACTCAGAGGGAATGCATTTCCTAGGGGACTATTTTCTGGTATTTTTAGAATCATTTCTCTTTCAGTGAACACGGGAGAGTGGTCATTTATGTCTTGCACCCTCAGTTCAGCCTGAAATATCTCTAAGGGTTTTTCCATTAACACTTGGAAATGTAGAATACAAGGCTCAATGGAACCACACAGCTCCTCTCGATCTAGTTTCTCATTTATGACCAGATCCCCAGTTTGAACCTTCAGCCGCAAATTCTCTTTGTTTCCCTGGGAAATGATCCGAGCCCCGCGCGTGGACATCTCTGCCAAATCCAATCCCAAGTCTTTCCCTAGATTTGCCACTATGGAGCCTTTCTCCGTTTCTTCCACTACAGAATAGGGCCCCAGCTCAGGGTCCGCCCCAGACAagctcaacaaaacaaagaaaactaggaCTTGCCTTTGTCTCAGATTTCTCATCCATCCAATCTCCATTGCTCTTTCCTAAAAATTTGGTTCACAGGAGCTTCACGTGCACTCAGGATCCTTGTAGCGCTGTCTTGCAGTGCAGGACGTCAGAGCAAGCCGCGAAATAAAGCTTTTAAAGTTTCTCAATCGCTTTTGCTCTGGCTGAGAAAGCTTAGCTTTTGCTTCCAGGCAGCGAGAGACTGTCTGGAGTTGCAGAGACAATTGCTGTATTCCATCTTCTTAACCTGCAGCGCCACCATGCGTTCTAACTGAGTCTTACAATTTCTGATTTAACTGGAGACATTCTTCAAAATGTAGGGAATAGGCTATATAATGTAACACGCTATTTTCAGCTCGCTTTGAGGTGTTCAGATAGAGATCTGTGATGTTTCACGGGAGATAGTACAAAGAGCAAACTATCACATATTACCGACGAATGCTGCTGAggtgtttattaaataaaatcatttaatttacatttaacctGAGAAGAATATGCACTTAGGagtaaaatgtttttgaagtAACAGGGGAACAGTTTCACATGTGGATATTTTTCATCGtactaaattaaaaatgagtGAACACTGCAAAATTGCAACCAATGGATTTTTAAAGAGTAGAGTTAAATTTGCGTTAATATAGAATAAAATGCTTTGTTCTAACATCTAAAACAGAGAACTGTGAGTTctcacaaattttaaattattacaaaGGTTTTTTTCTATATAAGCAGATCTCAAGGTTGAACCTGCCACACTTTtttggattctttttcttttcaaattctgGCAAGAGCAATTACTGTCTTATTCCTTAAAAACACAGCTTTGGGAAATAACCCACATAGCATACAATTCATACATTTAAAGTGTAGCATTCTGTGGTTTTAATTATCCACAGAGTTGTGCATTCATCACCACGgtcaattttggaacatttttgtCACCTGAAAACATAACCTTGCATCCATATAGCTCCTGCCCTCTGCCCCAAGCTATCATTAATCTGTTATTGTCTCTACAGAGTTCCCTATTTTACACTTTCATCTGCATGAATGATATAATACATGgacttttgtgactggctttcaaggttcatccaagtTGTGGCATGTACAGTAATTCATCACTTTTTTTGACTGAATGATTCTCATGCTCATTtggacatttgtgttgtttccacaTTTTTTCCTGTTCTGGACAATACtatatgaacattcatgtatatGCTTTTGTgcggacatatgttttcatttctctaggagtggaattgctggtcaTATGATGACTTTATGCTTAAAtgtttgaggaactgccagactgttttccaaaatagctGCAGCATttcacatttccaccagcagtatcTCAGGTTCCAATATTCTCACATTCTTCCAATAATtactgttttctggttttttgatggtagctatccCAGTGGGTATGAAGTAGGGTCTTGGGGTATGATTTGATTGGTGTTTTCCTGATGAATGATGATGGACCCCTTTTCATGTGCTTAGTGGTCATTTTTCCTTGCAAAAAAGTTTATTTagatctttgcccatttttaattgaatgattttttaaattgaattgtaAGAGTTCCTTATAAATTCCAGATACAAGACTCTTGCCATATTTGGATTCTTTGGTTCAGGTTTTCCATTTCTATAGTTTGAACTACATTGAAGATTCATGGTGGGTAGGGCAgggagctcagtggtaaagcatgtgtttagcatgcatgagagTCTGAGTCTGATCTCcaggatcacacacacacacacacacacacacacacacacacacacacacaattcatgATACCTTTATCAACTGTCTTTGTTAAAGAATTTTAGAAGTTTCTTAACTATTATGCATCAAATCAATAAGGCCTAAATTTCTACTATGTGCTGTCCTTTGGCTATAGATGGTATATTGTTAGActgaataattttcttccaagcaGCTAGTCTGTGCTAGACAGGATAATGGCAAAAATATAATTCTGATACTTtggtggaaaaaaaatctttgcaaaccTAAATCACTTAAAGGATTGTGAAAGGGAAAATCATCCTGTATTATCTGGGTGAGATAGGGACTTTTCCTTTCTACAATCAGAGGGTCATGTGACTATTAAGGAATGTCCAGACAAGTAATGTGGTTGGCTTTGAGAATGGATGAAGGGGCCATGAGCCAAGTAATGTGGGCAGCATCTAGAAGATGGATAAGACAAAAACATGGGTTCTCTAGAACCACCGGAATACAATGAGTGCATCCCTGCTGACTCGTGATTTTAGTTCTGAAGATCCATATCAGAATTCTGATTTACAAAACTGTAAGATAATATATCTTCATTGATTTAAACAACTATGTTTGTGGCATTTTTCAGCAGCAATAGAAAGCCCGACACATAACATGATCATGGATTCATATGCACCCAGCAACTGAAACAGTAAAAATTAATCACTTCTACAAAAGAATAGTATTATTATAGCAAGTATGGAAGAATGTCTCATTCAGCTATCATGAGttattattttagaataaagTCATTTATGACCTCCACACATTTATACAGTAAATCTTTTAAGAGGACCAAAGATATAAATGGTTAATCTTAGCAGAAAATAAGTGGCATCCAGCAGTTTTTCCTGCTGAATTTCTAGAATCTCTAcgttatttagccataaaaattcCTCCATAACATTGCATGTACATTGCAACTGCTTGCAAACACATGATATGCTAAAATTGTTATagcatgtttaatttttaataagttaTGAAAATGTATATGATAAACTAAACTTAAACTTCCCAAagatatattatacatacatactatatatataatattaaggTTTGAAGATATATATAGAACATATAGAATATGTACTATATAACATAATGTataacattacatatatatatgtatatatataggtTAAGAGCTGGAGCATTAGATTAATGTAGAGTTAGAATGTacttcaaattttccttttattattgagAATCATAAGAAAATTACTTAACCTTTTTAAGCCTCAGTTTTGTTATGTAAAAAGGGGGATAATATGCTAAGCCCCTTAGAGTttgagaaaagattaaaaaggtaATGAATGTACAGCACCCTATCTACTACTTTTAACTAGATTAGaaaccaagaaataaaacatcaaaagACAAGTCAGCTCACACTCTACATTTAACATCTGTGCATTTTACTATATATGTGCATTgtgtaaatttatttaaaaaacttactGTTAAAAATTAGCCAGgtttggtggctcatgcttgtaattccagcaactcaggaggcagaaatcaggaggactgagacTCAGGGCCATCTccagcaaaatgttagcaagaccccagtTCAACCAATAAGCCAATCATGGGGCCTGGCGTCCAAGGTCCCAGCTAAAttgaaggcataggtaggagaagcTCCATCAGAGGCTGGGACCAGGCTGGAAAACAGCAAAAAGCAccagaacctatctgaaaaataactaaagcaaaaatggtggGGACTGTTGTTTAAGTGATAGAACGCCATCTGGacagtgtgaggcctgagttctaccccagtaccacccccagaATTAGATTCCACTGAAAGTAGcatgaaaacttaaaaagaacTTTAGAAGTAGGCAATCTAGGGGTGACATTAACTGCAAAGTCACAAGGGACCCTCTCTTTTCATTCTGTACTGATTGCCTTCATCTTTTGTTTCTATCATTAAATTCCAATATAGCTGTATGTGTACTACTCATGACATGCACATTTCAAGGATAATACAGAagttaaggaaggaaaaaaggtgaTCCCTACCCAGATGAATCATCTCCCTTTCAGAAGTCTTGGAGGTTGAGGGTTGCttagtgacagagtgcttgtctagcatggaagaggccctgggtttgattccaacAATGCAagtccaaacacacacacacacacacacacacacacagagagagagagagagagagagagagagagagagagagagagagagagagagagagatcattgACTATATAACCTGCTTGGTCATGTGCTGGGATCTAACTGCAAAGGAAGCTGTGAAAATGTGTTCTTTTGACAAAGCACATAAATACTGTATATGAAATTTGGGATTTGATACTAAAGAGGGAAAGATAAATGAATATTGACCACTGCACTTTTcccaaactttttaaaattggggAAAAGCCAGTTTCCTTACCATCTGCTTTGTCTCACTATGTAAATAAGATGTAGCTTTTCCCCTCCTTTAACACCAATGAAATTAAGTGGAAAGcaagttaaaataataatattaaaaacaatacagGTATGCTAATGACAATAAGTACAATTATATAACAAATTAAGATAAAACAACATCAAAGAAGATTAGTGCTATGAAGGCAGAGTAAACCCAGAGTCAGATCCTGTTCCATCTTTGTCCTTCCTGATTGGACTTCAGGACTGCTTTGCATTTTCCTAGAGGgttaacaaataacaaaaaaaaaaaacacaaagagctACAATTAATAATGTAGAATTAATTTCCACTCTTTTTTGCATTACAAATTCCAAATCTGTACCAGAACAAAGACTTGCTTGACTACAGACGTCATCAGAGTTTGAAAAGCAAGGTTCAGGACCCTTCACCTGGTACTTGGGGAGAAAAGAGGAGatacaatttgtttttaaagagacAACATAACTAAACAAGTTTAGTGTGTTTTAAAGTAGACAGAACAAACCACTTTGAATTTATCACAAAGTTAAATTATGGAATATGAGAAACAATTATTTTAACTGAATGTTGAAGCCTAAATCATTCCTATAGTTGagcttttcttccatttctgatCCAGGGGAATGTCCTTGGAAATTAGGTAAAATTGGCTTAAAAAACTTGAATTCattcctctctgagcctcctgTCAGACACACCTCATACTGGTAGCTGTGGGACAGGGTCCCCGCACCGCTGACGTCCACCAGGTGGCCCGGAAAGTGGCCCTGGGGCACCGCACAGCCAGACAGAGAGGCCGGCCTGCTCCTCCTGCACAGCTGCACCGCCACgaacaccagcacacacaagagGAAGAGCGACGACACCGACGCCAAGGCCACCACCAGGTGCAAGGTGAGCGCGTCGCCCCGCCCCTGCTCGGCCGCCGCTTCCGGCAGCGGCAGGTAGGGCTGGGAGAAGCCATCCACCAGCAGCACGTGCAGCGTGACGCTGGCAGACAGCGGCGGCTCGCCATTGTCCCTGACCAGCACCAGCAGCCTGTGCTTGGGCGCGTCGCGCTCGCTCAGCAGCCTGGCGGTGCGCACCTCGCCATTGTGCGGCCACACGCTGAAGAGCCCGGGCTCCGTGGCCTTGAGCAGCTGGTAGGACAGCCATGCGTTCTGGCCCGAGTCGCCGTCCACCGCCACCACCTTGGTGAGCAGGTACCCCGGCTCGGCCGCCCTGGGCAGCAGCTCGGTGCAGGGCGCAGAGGCGTTCTGCATCGGGTACAGCACGAAGGGCGAGTTGTCATTGGCGTCCAGCACCAGCAGGCGCACGAGCGCCTGGCTGCTGAGCGCGGGCGAGCCGCGGTCGGCGGCGCCCACGCGGAACTCCAAGGCCTGCAGGGCCTCGTAGTCCAGCGGCCTCAGGGCGAACAGCTGCCCGCTGTCCGCGTCGATGGCCACGAGCGAGGCGAGGGCCAGGTGCGGCTCTGGGGGCGGCAGCAGCGAGTAGGTGAGCTGGGCGTTGGTGCCCGCGTCCCTGTCTGTGGCGCTCACGCTGCCTATGTGCAGGCCGGGGCTGTTGTTCTCGCGCACCCGCAGGGTGTAGGAGGTGTGCGTGAAGGCCGGGGCGTTGTCGTTCACGTCGGACACCTGCACGCTTATGCTGTGCTCCGTTTGCAGCCTGGGAGTCCCCAGATCTGAAACTGTGATGGTGATGTTGTACTGAGATGTGCTCTCTCTGTCCAGTGGACCCTCTGTTACCAGAGTGTAGAAATTTTCTACAGATGGCTTCAGTATGAAGGGGAGATTGTCCTGGATGGAGCACACCATTTTCCCATTGTTTCCCGAATCTCTATCTCTAATCCTAAAAACAGCAATGACTGTCTCGGGCGAGTTTTCTGCAATTTGGCTCCTCAAAGATGACATGAAAAGTTCAGGTGGATTGTCATTTACATCTGTTACCTCCACAACCACAGTACATTTTCCAGATAGTCCTCCTCCGTCTTTGGCCTGAATAGTTAATGTATAAGTTGGAATTGCCTCATAGTTCAATTCAGCTTTAAGAAGAAGATTGCCAGATGTGGAATTGATTTGAAACGTTTTGAGAATTCTTTCAGTAGCATAAAGGAGTGTGTAAAATATTTCCGCATTACTTCCCGTATCTAAATCCCTGGCAGACACAGTGACAACTAGTGAGCCAACCGGAGTGTTCTCTGGTACTTGCACTTTGTAGAGCGACTGCACAAATTCGGGGGCGTTATCATTTATGTCTACTACCAGAATCCGTACAAGGACCGTCCCTGATCTGGGGGGAGAGTCACCATCCAAGGCCTTTAGGGTTAAAGTGAAGTCAGGCAGCTCCTCGTGATCCAGCACTTGATCCAATACCAATTCAGGAAAGATATTCCCCGCCCCGCCATCATGCACATTAACGTGGAAGTAGGCATTGGGGCTGATGGTATAGTTACTCAGGCTGTTGGTTCCAACATCTAAATCCTGGGCACTTTCTAAGAGAAATGTCGCCCCTGGAGTGGCACTTTCTGATATTTTCAAGGAAATCTCTCTGTCTAGAAATACTGGAGAATGATCATTGATATCTGTGACTTGTAATTCAGCACGGTGAATCTCAAAAGGCTTTTCCAATAACAGCTGGAAAGGCAGTACACAGGGCTCTGTTGGGCCACACAGCTTCTCTCGGTCCAATTTCTCATTTAGAAGTAAGTCACCAGTGAGCGGATTGAGCAGTAAAAAACGTATATTCTGGTCTAAAACAATTCTAGATCCCCGGGCTGACAGTTCCTCAACCCCTAAATCCAAATCATTTGCTATATTGGCCAAAAAGGTGCCTCTCTCAGTCTCCTCCGCTACAAAATACCGCAGCGGTTCTGCGCCAGCCCAAGACATTcccagaaatacacaaagaaataggACTTGCCTTTTCTGCACAGCCCGCTCCTCTCTGGCCTCCATTCTTTGGTCAGTCTTTCAAAAATACTTCATTCAGCCGGCCCTCAAGCAGCTCTCAGAAATGGCAGCAACCGACTCCTTAGAAATGAGCTGTATAATAGCAATTTAGGTGAGAACAGATCCCCACTTTTCCCCTAACGCCTGTTATGGCGATTGCCTTTCCGCTTCCGTTCTTGTCAGATTTCCTTTTAAAACTGGAGTCTGTAGCATCCCTTGtgcgggtttttttttttttctctttttagtcagCAGCGCCACCTTGCGTTTTGTAGCTGCTATTTCCGAACTCAGAATAGAACATAAAGATGGCAGATTAAAAGCACTCTGCCACCGGAGTGATTTTTCCTGAGTGTTTGTTGTCCCATTCTATCATTTTCCTCAGGTATTCACAATTGTGATAGTAAGTAATCACTGTCTCTCATTTCCCCTATGATAATCTGAATTCATTAAAAGAATctgttattttcttaaatttaggaGCAATAAACTCTGGctccccatcaaaatcctaagaaaatggcaagaaaactttatcctatttcaaaaattgaTAGTGAAGAATGTGAAGAAAGCattcattaaaaagtaaaaaaaattgtctgaagatcttttatttatttgtaatacaTTTAGCAATAATATTTGTACATTAGCATAACTGgtctttttttcagtttcttgtggATTAAACAAGCCTTCCATTTTCAAGGTATTTACTCTTTACTCATGATATTTTCTGGAACAATTTCTGCCACACAACCTTCACCTTCATCTGCCTTAAGTACTACATATAAGTTATTGTTCATAGATAATCTCAACGACCATAATCTACAAAATCCAATGAATACAACAATATTAATAGTAGAAGGTAGGTCAATCTTGAATTTGTGGAAGTGCTTCTAATATTGCAGCTTTATGTTGATCTCAGAGACAGTCAGTCTTCTGCTTAGAtcaagaaagttttctttttctttattctttcatattttaaagtatttaaaacatttgtttaaaTTATCTATTTACTTCTCAGTTTTTAAATTCTTGAGTCATTGATATCAATGAAACATAACCACAAATGTTACTATTTTAATGCtcaaatctttttgatgtgtcaaGATGATTTTAGGATTTTCCTGGTCCTTGTTCTGCATGTTTAACTTTAATGGCTTGAGTGTTAAACTATCACTCTGGTTCATAGTATGGGTTAAACTTTCCATCTACTTTCATACAATAGGACAATTAGCATATTATTTGTTTCTACATGCTTGATTACAACTTGCTGTTTGAACTGGTTGGGTTTGGTGACTTTGCTGGTGGTAGATCTATGGCTACCTTTAACATTTTGCCTTTGGTTATAAatctgtttgggttttgtttttaagttactagtattttattttaaaacatccattttcttctagttttcaaATGTCTTGGCATTTTTCCTTCATTGTATAATTGGCCTTTAGTTATATTACTATTCTTACTAGcaatgtttcatattttatgtCCTTTGTGTTTTTG contains:
- the LOC109702600 gene encoding protocadherin beta-7 isoform X1, producing the protein MEAREERAVQKRQVLFLCVFLGMSWAGAEPLRYFVAEETERGTFLANIANDLDLGVEELSARGSRIVLDQNIRFLLLNPLTGDLLLNEKLDREKLCGPTEPCVLPFQLLLEKPFEIHRAELQVTDINDHSPVFLDREISLKISESATPGATFLLESAQDLDVGTNSLSNYTISPNAYFHVNVHDGGAGNIFPELVLDQVLDHEELPDFTLTLKALDGDSPPRSGTVLVRILVVDINDNAPEFVQSLYKVQVPENTPVGSLVVTVSARDLDTGSNAEIFYTLLYATERILKTFQINSTSGNLLLKAELNYEAIPTYTLTIQAKDGGGLSGKCTVVVEVTDVNDNPPELFMSSLRSQIAENSPETVIAVFRIRDRDSGNNGKMVCSIQDNLPFILKPSVENFYTLVTEGPLDRESTSQYNITITVSDLGTPRLQTEHSISVQVSDVNDNAPAFTHTSYTLRVRENNSPGLHIGSVSATDRDAGTNAQLTYSLLPPPEPHLALASLVAIDADSGQLFALRPLDYEALQALEFRVGAADRGSPALSSQALVRLLVLDANDNSPFVLYPMQNASAPCTELLPRAAEPGYLLTKVVAVDGDSGQNAWLSYQLLKATEPGLFSVWPHNGEVRTARLLSERDAPKHRLLVLVRDNGEPPLSASVTLHVLLVDGFSQPYLPLPEAAAEQGRGDALTLHLVVALASVSSLFLLCVLVFVAVQLCRRSRPASLSGCAVPQGHFPGHLVDVSGAGTLSHSYQYEVCLTGGSERNEFKFFKPILPNFQGHSPGSEMEEKLNYRNDLGFNIQLK
- the LOC109702601 gene encoding protocadherin beta-16-like, yielding MEIGWMRNLRQRQVLVFFVLLSLSGADPELGPYSVVEETEKGSIVANLGKDLGLDLAEMSTRGARIISQGNKENLRLKVQTGDLVINEKLDREELCGSIEPCILHFQVLMEKPLEIFQAELRVQDINDHSPVFTEREMILKIPENSPLGNAFPLSNALDLDVGSNNVQNYKISPNSHFHVLTRSRSDGRKYPELVLEKELDREEEPELRFRLTALDGGSPPRSGTTQVRIEVVDTNDNAPEFQQPIYKVQILENSPVGSLVVTVSARDLDSGVNGKILYTLFQPTEDISKTLEVNPMTGEIRLRKQVDFEMVLSYEVDIKATDGGGLSGKCTLLLQVVDVNDNPPEVTMSALTSPIPENSTDIVVAVFSVADHDSGNNGKTTASIKEDLPFLLKPSGKNFYTLVTERALDREEKAEYNITITVSDMGTPRLQTEHSISVQVSDVNDNAPAFTHTSYTLRVRENNSPGLHIGSVSATDRDAGTNAQLTYSLLPPPEPHLALASLVAIDADSGQLFALRPLDYEALQALEFRVGAADRGSPALSSQALVRLLVLDANDNSPFVLYPMQNASAPCTELLPRAAEPGYLLTKVVAVDGDSGQNAWLSYQLLKATEPGLFSVWPHNGEVRTARLLSERDAPKHRLLVLVRDNGEPPLSASVTLHVLLVDGFSQPYLPLPEAAAEQGRGDALTLHLVVALASVSSLFLLCVLVFVAVRLCRRSRPASLSGCAVPQGHFPGHLVDVSGAGTLSHSYQYEVCLMGGTGTNEFKFLKPVIPSLSPQCPGKEIEEIPSFRNSLGINY
- the LOC109702600 gene encoding protocadherin beta-7 isoform X2 — translated: MEAREERAVQKRQVLFLCVFLGMSWAGAEPLRYFVAEETERGTFLANIANDLDLGVEELSARGSRIVLDQNIRFLLLNPLTGDLLLNEKLDREKLCGPTEPCVLPFQLLLEKPFEIHRAELQVTDINDHSPVFLDREISLKISESATPGATFLLESAQDLDVGTNSLSNYTISPNAYFHVNVHDGGAGNIFPELVLDQVLDHEELPDFTLTLKALDGDSPPRSGTVLVRILVVDINDNAPEFVQSLYKVQVPENTPVGSLVVTVSARDLDTGSNAEIFYTLLYATERILKTFQINSTSGNLLLKAELNYEAIPTYTLTIQAKDGGGLSGKCTVVVEVTDVNDNPPELFMSSLRSQIAENSPETVIAVFRIRDRDSGNNGKMVCSIQDNLPFILKPSVENFYTLVTEGPLDRESTSQYNITITVSDLGTPRLQTEHSISVQVSDVNDNAPAFTHTSYTLRVRENNSPGLHIGSVSATDRDAGTNAQLTYSLLPPPEPHLALASLVAIDADSGQLFALRPLDYEALQALEFRVGAADRGSPALSSQALVRLLVLDANDNSPFVLYPMQNASAPCTELLPRAAEPGYLLTKVVAVDGDSGQNAWLSYQLLKATEPGLFSVWPHNGEVRTARLLSERDAPKHRLLVLVRDNGEPPLSASVTLHVLLVDGFSQPYLPLPEAAAEQGRGDALTLHLVVALASVSSLFLLCVLVFVAVQLCRRSRPASLSGCAVPQGHFPGHLVDVSGAGTLSHSYQYEENAKQS